From the Amycolatopsis thermoflava N1165 genome, one window contains:
- a CDS encoding MFS transporter, whose amino-acid sequence MPRRDSLWFHSGFRLLWAGDTVSQAGTFVGITVLPLLAATVLSATPGEMGLLTAAENAAFLLIGLPAGVWVDRMKRRPLMLRADFARAALLLTIPLAWWAGRLTLAQLVVVALLVSVGTVFFDVAYQSYLPSLVGREHLVEGNAKLQASQSVAQVVGPGLGGGLTQLFGAANAVLATGAGYVASGLFLLRIRTPEPEPEPHDGTPLRAQIAEGLRFVFGNPALRAIVLCTASGNFAGTIVISMQVLFLTRDLGLSPSGVGLVLAVASGGGILGALTAGFWTRVIGQARAIWLVPMTTWPLQLLLPLSQPGWSVALGVLGMVASGYGIVVYNVAQVSYRQAICPDRLMGRMNATVRFVVWGTMPLGGLAGGALGELIGVRSTVWTGCALMAVTMLPVLLSPLRRMRDLPVSPPAPTTADPAGPAPRTPPGPSASTPPAPR is encoded by the coding sequence GTGCCACGACGAGACTCGCTCTGGTTCCACTCGGGGTTCCGGCTGCTGTGGGCGGGCGACACGGTCAGCCAGGCGGGCACGTTCGTGGGAATTACCGTCTTGCCGCTGCTGGCCGCGACCGTGCTGTCCGCGACGCCCGGCGAGATGGGCCTGCTCACCGCGGCCGAGAACGCCGCGTTCCTGCTGATCGGGCTGCCGGCCGGGGTGTGGGTGGACCGGATGAAACGGCGTCCGCTGATGCTGCGCGCCGACTTCGCCCGCGCCGCGCTGCTGCTGACGATCCCGCTGGCGTGGTGGGCAGGCCGGCTGACGCTGGCCCAGCTGGTCGTGGTGGCGTTGCTGGTCAGCGTCGGGACGGTGTTCTTCGACGTCGCCTACCAGTCCTACCTGCCGTCCCTGGTCGGGCGTGAGCACCTGGTGGAGGGCAACGCGAAGCTGCAGGCCAGCCAGTCGGTCGCGCAGGTGGTCGGGCCGGGGCTCGGCGGCGGGCTGACCCAGTTGTTCGGCGCGGCCAACGCGGTGCTCGCGACCGGGGCGGGCTACGTCGCGTCCGGGCTGTTCCTGCTGCGCATCCGGACGCCCGAACCGGAGCCGGAACCACACGACGGCACGCCGCTGCGCGCGCAGATCGCCGAGGGCCTGCGGTTCGTGTTCGGCAATCCGGCGTTGCGCGCGATCGTGCTGTGCACCGCGAGCGGCAACTTCGCCGGCACGATCGTGATCTCGATGCAGGTCCTGTTCCTCACCAGGGACCTCGGGTTGAGCCCGTCCGGCGTCGGCCTGGTGCTCGCGGTCGCCAGCGGCGGCGGCATCCTGGGCGCGCTCACCGCCGGGTTCTGGACCAGGGTGATCGGGCAGGCCAGGGCCATCTGGCTGGTGCCGATGACCACCTGGCCGCTCCAGTTGCTGCTGCCGCTGTCCCAGCCGGGCTGGTCGGTGGCGCTGGGCGTGCTGGGGATGGTGGCCAGCGGCTACGGCATCGTGGTCTACAACGTCGCGCAGGTCAGCTACCGGCAGGCGATCTGCCCGGACCGGCTGATGGGCCGGATGAACGCGACCGTGCGGTTCGTGGTGTGGGGCACCATGCCGCTCGGCGGACTGGCAGGCGGCGCGCTCGGCGAGCTGATCGGCGTCCGGTCCACCGTGTGGACCGGGTGCGCGCTCATGGCGGTGACGATGCTGCCGGTGCTGCTGTCCCCGTTGCGGCGGATGCGCGACCTGCCGGTCAGCCCGCCCGCTCCCACCACTGCGGATCCAGCTGGCCCCGCGCCACGAACTCCGCCGGGCCCGTCAGCGTCGACGCCCCCCGCTCCACGGTGA
- a CDS encoding ArsR/SmtB family transcription factor yields MASGIRLRIIRLTYAEALTNKEIAQRLGRDPATTLHHVRKLVDTGFLAPQPARRGNRGAKEIPYLSTGKSWELSGEDDGALSEAMLEAYLSEIAELDRGELDQSRLVVRVDAEARREFEQRLLSLLDEFRDRSTPEGAEQFAIYVAVYPSR; encoded by the coding sequence CTGGCCTCGGGAATACGCCTGCGCATCATCCGGTTGACCTATGCGGAGGCGTTGACGAACAAGGAAATCGCGCAGCGCCTGGGGCGGGACCCGGCGACCACGTTGCACCACGTGCGCAAGCTGGTCGACACCGGTTTTCTGGCCCCGCAGCCCGCCCGCAGGGGCAATCGCGGCGCGAAGGAGATCCCGTACCTGTCGACCGGCAAGTCCTGGGAGCTGTCCGGGGAGGACGACGGGGCGTTGTCCGAGGCCATGCTGGAGGCCTACCTGTCCGAGATCGCCGAGCTCGACCGCGGCGAGCTGGACCAGTCCCGGCTGGTGGTCCGGGTCGACGCCGAGGCCAGGCGCGAGTTCGAACAGCGGCTGCTGAGCCTGCTGGACGAGTTCCGCGACCGCTCGACCCCGGAGGGCGCCGAGCAGTTCGCGATCTACGTGGCGGTGTACCCGAGCCGCTAA
- the hflX gene encoding GTPase HflX produces the protein MTELTYTDLVEDPSTGDLELSERASLRRVAGLSTELSDITEVEYRKLRLERVVLVGVWTEGTAEQSEASLAELARLAETAGSEVLEGLVQRRSKPDPATYIGSGKVRELFDIVVATGADTVICDGELSPGQLRQLEERLKVKVIDRTALILDIFAQHARSREGKAQVELAQLQYLIPRLRGWGESLSRQAGGRAGGANGGVGLRGPGETKLETDRRRINKRVAKLRREIAAMDTIRATKRGRRVANEVPSVAIVGYTNAGKSSLLNAITGAGVLVENALFATLDPTTRRAATPDGRTFTLTDTVGFVRHLPHQLVDAFRSTLDETADADLLLHVVDGSDPAPEEQVNAVRQVLAEITKSHESPLPPELIVINKADAADELSLVRLRHLLPGAIVVSAKTGEGVPELLEALAERLPRPDVVVDALVPYTRGELVARVHSEGEVLTEEHLAEGTRLSARVRPDVASALEAYAVNGSPA, from the coding sequence ATGACAGAACTGACCTACACAGACCTCGTGGAAGACCCGTCGACCGGCGACCTGGAACTGTCCGAGCGCGCATCCCTGCGCCGCGTCGCGGGCCTGTCGACCGAACTGTCGGACATCACCGAGGTCGAGTACCGGAAACTCCGCCTCGAGCGCGTGGTCCTGGTCGGTGTGTGGACCGAGGGCACCGCGGAGCAGTCCGAGGCTTCGCTAGCCGAACTCGCACGCCTGGCCGAGACCGCCGGTTCCGAAGTGCTCGAAGGTCTCGTGCAGCGCCGCTCCAAGCCCGACCCGGCCACCTACATCGGCTCGGGCAAGGTGCGCGAGCTGTTCGACATCGTCGTCGCCACCGGGGCCGACACGGTCATCTGCGACGGTGAGCTCTCGCCCGGCCAGCTGCGCCAGCTGGAGGAGCGGCTCAAGGTCAAGGTGATCGACCGGACCGCGCTGATCCTCGACATCTTCGCCCAGCACGCGCGCTCGCGTGAAGGCAAGGCGCAGGTCGAGCTGGCCCAGCTGCAGTACCTCATCCCGCGGCTGCGGGGCTGGGGTGAGTCGCTGTCCCGGCAGGCCGGTGGCCGCGCCGGTGGCGCGAACGGCGGTGTGGGCCTGCGTGGTCCCGGTGAGACCAAGCTGGAGACCGACCGGCGGCGCATCAACAAGCGCGTGGCGAAGCTGCGCCGCGAGATCGCCGCGATGGACACCATCCGGGCGACCAAGCGGGGCCGCCGCGTGGCCAACGAGGTGCCCAGCGTCGCGATCGTCGGCTACACCAACGCGGGCAAGTCGAGCCTGCTCAACGCCATCACCGGGGCCGGTGTGCTGGTGGAGAACGCGCTGTTCGCCACCCTGGACCCGACGACCCGGCGGGCGGCCACCCCGGACGGGCGCACGTTCACCCTGACCGACACGGTCGGGTTCGTGCGGCACCTGCCGCACCAGCTGGTCGACGCGTTCCGCTCGACGCTGGACGAGACGGCCGACGCGGACCTGCTGCTGCACGTCGTGGACGGGTCCGACCCGGCCCCGGAGGAGCAGGTCAACGCCGTGCGCCAGGTGCTCGCCGAGATCACCAAGAGCCACGAGAGCCCGCTGCCGCCGGAGCTGATCGTGATCAACAAGGCGGACGCGGCCGACGAGCTGTCGCTGGTCCGCCTCCGGCACCTGCTGCCGGGCGCGATCGTGGTGTCGGCCAAGACCGGCGAGGGTGTCCCGGAACTGCTCGAGGCGCTGGCCGAGCGGCTGCCGCGGCCCGACGTGGTCGTGGACGCGCTCGTGCCGTACACCCGCGGTGAGCTGGTGGCGCGCGTGCACTCCGAGGGTGAGGTCCTCACCGAGGAGCACCTTGCGGAGGGCACCCGCCTGAGCGCCCGGGTTCGCCCGGACGTGGCATCCGCGCTGGAGGCCTACGCCGTGAACGGATCACCGGCCTGA
- the lexA gene encoding transcriptional repressor LexA, with protein MSEETGETIRRPGGRFGDVHPLPDPEDVEEGLSPRQQQILEVIKAWIDRFGYPPSVREIGEAVGLTSTSSVSHQLRSLQRKGYLRRDANRPRAVGVLTAQAEAETTPLPKPAYVPLVGRIAAGGPVLAEQSIEEVFPLPKDIVGEGEVFLLSVTGDSMVDAAITDGDWVVVRQQPTANNGEIVAAMIDGEATVKTFKQKDGHVWLMPHNEAYDPIPGDEATILGKVVAVIRRL; from the coding sequence GTGTCGGAAGAGACGGGCGAGACGATCCGCAGGCCAGGCGGCCGGTTCGGGGACGTGCATCCCCTCCCCGACCCCGAGGACGTCGAAGAGGGTCTCAGCCCCCGCCAGCAGCAGATCCTCGAAGTCATCAAGGCGTGGATCGACCGCTTCGGCTACCCGCCCAGCGTCCGCGAGATCGGCGAGGCGGTCGGGCTCACCTCCACCTCGTCGGTGTCGCACCAGCTGCGTTCGCTGCAGCGCAAGGGTTACCTGCGCCGCGACGCGAACCGTCCCCGCGCCGTCGGCGTGCTGACCGCACAGGCCGAGGCCGAGACCACGCCGCTGCCGAAGCCCGCGTACGTGCCGCTGGTCGGCCGCATCGCCGCCGGTGGCCCGGTGCTGGCCGAGCAGTCCATCGAAGAGGTCTTCCCGCTGCCGAAGGACATCGTCGGCGAGGGCGAGGTCTTCCTGCTCAGCGTCACCGGCGACTCGATGGTCGACGCCGCCATCACCGACGGCGACTGGGTGGTCGTGCGCCAGCAGCCGACGGCGAACAACGGCGAGATCGTGGCCGCGATGATCGACGGCGAGGCCACGGTGAAGACGTTCAAGCAGAAGGACGGCCACGTGTGGCTGATGCCGCACAACGAGGCCTACGACCCGATCCCCGGCGACGAAGCCACCATTCTGGGGAAGGTCGTGGCGGTCATCCGCCGTCTCTAG
- a CDS encoding LysM peptidoglycan-binding domain-containing protein, translating into MSVLTLEEWLVRRAPEEGAGGRVPVRPRRPEVRRPEVRRPPTRARVVAGRRPGPVAACPRRIAPRWPWLAAVGVAIALAVTGLGVFAGSFAPDVPERTATVAVAPGETLWDLARQYAPGSDTGAVVERIEELNHLPAESVVPGLLLTVPVESGSVITGS; encoded by the coding sequence ATGTCGGTGCTGACACTTGAGGAGTGGCTGGTCCGGCGCGCGCCGGAGGAGGGCGCGGGCGGGCGCGTGCCGGTGCGGCCGCGTCGTCCGGAGGTGCGCCGTCCGGAGGTGCGCCGCCCGCCGACGCGGGCGCGCGTGGTCGCCGGCCGCCGTCCCGGTCCGGTCGCCGCCTGCCCCCGGCGGATCGCGCCGCGGTGGCCGTGGCTCGCCGCGGTCGGGGTCGCCATCGCGCTCGCCGTCACCGGGTTGGGTGTTTTCGCCGGCTCGTTCGCGCCGGACGTCCCGGAGCGGACGGCCACCGTCGCGGTCGCGCCGGGGGAGACGCTGTGGGATCTGGCGCGGCAGTACGCGCCGGGGAGCGACACGGGCGCCGTGGTCGAGCGCATCGAAGAGCTGAACCACCTGCCGGCCGAGTCGGTCGTGCCGGGTCTGTTGCTCACCGTGCCGGTCGAATCCGGCTCCGTGATCACGGGCTCGTGA
- the nrdR gene encoding transcriptional regulator NrdR: MRCPFCRHADSRVVDSREVDEGQAIRRRRSCSACGRRFTTSETMVLAVVKRSGVTEQFSRDKVVRGVRRACQGRPVDDDALQQLAQRVEESIRAAGVAEIPSHEVGLAILGPLRELDEVAYLRFASVYRSFSSVEDFEKEIADLRKAMADKHGDESAAGE; this comes from the coding sequence GTGCGTTGCCCGTTCTGCCGTCACGCCGACTCCCGGGTCGTCGACTCGCGGGAAGTGGACGAGGGGCAGGCCATCCGCCGCAGGCGGTCCTGCTCGGCCTGCGGTCGCCGGTTCACCACGTCCGAGACGATGGTGCTGGCGGTCGTCAAGCGTTCCGGGGTCACCGAGCAGTTCAGCAGGGACAAGGTGGTCCGGGGAGTGCGCCGGGCCTGCCAGGGCAGGCCGGTCGACGACGACGCGTTGCAGCAGCTCGCCCAGCGGGTCGAGGAGTCGATCCGCGCGGCCGGAGTCGCCGAGATCCCGAGCCACGAGGTCGGCCTCGCCATCCTCGGGCCGCTGCGGGAACTCGACGAGGTCGCCTACCTCCGGTTCGCCAGCGTCTACCGCTCCTTCTCCTCGGTCGAGGACTTCGAGAAGGAGATCGCGGACCTGCGCAAGGCCATGGCAGACAAGCACGGCGACGAAAGCGCGGCCGGGGAATGA
- a CDS encoding vitamin B12-dependent ribonucleotide reductase → MTETVGASTASGKSAKRGKRGLKISRVFTTEGVHPYDEVAWEQRDVVMTNWRDGSINFEQRGVEFPEFWSMNATNIVTSKYFRGAVGSPQRERSLKQLIDRVVHAYVKAGTEHGYFATATDAEVFEHELTWMLLHQVFSFNSPVWFNVGTSSKQQVSACFILAVDDTMESILDWYKEEGMIFRGGSGAGINLSRIRSSKELLSSGGTASGPVSFMRGADASAGTIKSGGATRRAAKMVVLDVDHPDIEEFIQTKAREEEKIRVLRDAGFDMDLSGADITSVQYQNANNSVRVSDEFMRAVESDAEFGLRARLTGEVIDTVNARKLFRSMAQAAWECADPGLQYDDTINDWHTCPESGRITASNPCSEYMHLDNSSCNLASLNLLKFLKDDGTFDGELFVKAIEFVITAMDISICFADFPTEAIGDTTRKFRQLGIGYANLGALLMATGHAYDSDGGRALAASITSLMTGTSYRRSAEMAGVVGAYEGYSRNAEAHQRVMRKHAAANDAIRTMHTNDAAIRDLATREWQKGIEIGTKNGWRNAQASVLAPTGTIGFMMDCDTTGIEPDFSLVKFKKLVGGGSMQIVNQTIPRSLKTLGYQDEQIEAIVEYIAEHGHVVDAPGLRPEHYEVYDCAIGERSIAPMGHVRMMAAVQPFLSGAISKTVNMPETATVEEIEEIYFQGWKLGLKALAIYRDNCKVGQPLSSAKKKAETADVAEPEKVVEYKPIRKRLPKKRPSQTLSFTVGGAEGYLHAGSYPDDGLGEIFVKLGKQGSTLAGVMDAFSMSISVGLQYGIPLEFYVSKFSNLRFEPAGMTDDPDIRIATSVLDYLFRRLALDYLPYEKRAELGIFTAAERAAQVETGYGSQPAEQVDLEALRSTVDSSPAKAEPAERPHAAHSTAELMDLHLGKAADAPLCMTCGTKMRPAGSCYACEGCGATSGCS, encoded by the coding sequence ATGACCGAGACCGTGGGTGCGAGCACGGCGAGCGGCAAGTCGGCGAAGCGGGGCAAGCGGGGGCTGAAGATCAGCCGGGTGTTCACGACCGAGGGCGTGCACCCGTACGACGAGGTCGCCTGGGAGCAGCGCGACGTCGTCATGACCAACTGGCGTGACGGGTCGATCAACTTCGAGCAGCGGGGCGTCGAGTTCCCCGAGTTCTGGTCGATGAACGCGACCAACATCGTCACCAGCAAGTACTTCCGCGGTGCGGTGGGCAGTCCGCAGCGCGAGCGCAGCCTCAAGCAGCTCATCGACCGCGTCGTGCACGCCTACGTGAAGGCCGGCACCGAGCACGGCTACTTCGCGACGGCCACCGACGCCGAGGTCTTCGAGCACGAGCTCACCTGGATGCTGCTGCACCAGGTCTTCAGCTTCAACTCCCCGGTGTGGTTCAACGTCGGCACCTCCTCCAAGCAGCAGGTCTCCGCCTGCTTCATCCTCGCGGTCGACGACACCATGGAGTCGATCCTCGACTGGTACAAGGAAGAGGGGATGATCTTCCGCGGCGGGTCCGGCGCGGGCATCAACCTCTCCCGCATCCGGTCCTCCAAGGAGCTGCTGTCCTCCGGCGGCACCGCGTCCGGCCCGGTGTCGTTCATGCGTGGCGCCGACGCCTCGGCGGGCACCATCAAGTCCGGTGGGGCCACCCGCCGCGCGGCGAAGATGGTCGTCCTCGACGTCGACCACCCGGACATCGAGGAGTTCATCCAGACCAAGGCGCGCGAGGAGGAGAAGATCCGCGTCCTGCGCGACGCGGGCTTCGACATGGACCTCTCCGGCGCCGACATCACGTCGGTGCAGTACCAGAACGCCAACAACTCGGTGCGCGTCAGCGACGAGTTCATGCGCGCCGTCGAGTCCGACGCCGAGTTCGGGCTGCGTGCCCGCCTCACCGGCGAGGTCATCGACACCGTGAACGCGCGGAAGCTGTTCCGCTCGATGGCGCAGGCGGCGTGGGAGTGCGCCGACCCTGGCCTGCAGTACGACGACACGATCAACGACTGGCACACCTGCCCCGAGTCGGGCCGGATCACCGCGTCGAACCCGTGCAGCGAGTACATGCACCTGGACAACTCCAGCTGCAACCTGGCGTCGCTGAACCTGCTGAAGTTCCTCAAGGACGACGGCACGTTCGACGGTGAGCTGTTCGTCAAGGCGATCGAGTTCGTCATCACCGCGATGGACATCTCGATCTGCTTCGCGGACTTCCCGACCGAGGCGATCGGCGACACCACCCGCAAGTTCCGCCAGCTGGGCATCGGCTACGCCAACCTGGGCGCGCTGCTGATGGCCACCGGGCACGCGTACGACTCCGACGGCGGCCGCGCGCTCGCCGCCAGCATCACGTCGCTGATGACCGGCACGTCCTACCGCCGCTCGGCCGAGATGGCCGGCGTGGTCGGCGCGTACGAGGGCTACAGCCGCAACGCCGAGGCGCACCAGCGTGTCATGCGCAAGCACGCCGCGGCCAACGACGCGATCCGCACGATGCACACCAACGACGCGGCGATCCGCGACCTGGCCACCCGCGAGTGGCAGAAGGGCATCGAGATCGGCACGAAGAACGGCTGGCGCAACGCGCAGGCCAGTGTGCTCGCGCCGACCGGCACCATCGGCTTCATGATGGACTGCGACACCACCGGTATCGAGCCGGACTTCTCGCTGGTGAAGTTCAAGAAGCTCGTCGGTGGCGGCTCGATGCAGATCGTCAACCAGACCATCCCGCGCTCGCTCAAGACCCTGGGCTACCAGGACGAGCAGATCGAGGCGATCGTCGAGTACATCGCCGAGCACGGCCACGTGGTCGACGCGCCGGGCCTGCGCCCGGAGCACTACGAGGTGTACGACTGCGCCATCGGCGAGCGGTCCATCGCCCCGATGGGTCACGTGCGCATGATGGCCGCGGTGCAGCCGTTCCTGTCCGGCGCGATCTCCAAGACGGTCAACATGCCGGAGACGGCGACGGTCGAGGAGATCGAGGAGATCTACTTCCAGGGCTGGAAGCTGGGCCTCAAGGCGCTGGCGATCTACCGCGACAACTGCAAGGTCGGCCAGCCGCTGTCCAGCGCGAAGAAGAAGGCCGAGACCGCCGACGTCGCCGAGCCGGAGAAGGTCGTCGAGTACAAGCCGATCCGCAAGCGGCTGCCGAAGAAGCGCCCGAGCCAGACGCTGTCGTTCACGGTCGGCGGCGCGGAGGGCTACCTGCACGCCGGCTCGTACCCGGACGACGGGCTGGGCGAGATCTTCGTCAAGCTGGGCAAGCAGGGTTCGACGCTGGCGGGTGTCATGGACGCCTTCTCGATGTCGATCTCGGTGGGCCTGCAGTACGGCATCCCGCTCGAGTTCTACGTCTCGAAGTTCTCGAACCTGCGCTTCGAGCCGGCAGGCATGACGGACGACCCGGACATCCGGATCGCCACCAGCGTGCTGGACTACCTGTTCCGCCGCCTCGCGCTGGACTACCTGCCGTACGAGAAGCGGGCCGAGCTGGGCATCTTCACCGCGGCCGAGCGCGCCGCCCAGGTGGAGACGGGCTACGGTTCGCAGCCGGCCGAGCAGGTCGACCTGGAGGCGCTGCGCAGCACGGTCGACTCGAGCCCCGCGAAGGCCGAGCCGGCCGAGCGGCCCCACGCGGCGCACAGCACGGCCGAGCTGATGGACCTGCACCTCGGCAAGGCGGCCGACGCCCCGCTGTGCATGACCTGCGGAACGAAGATGCGCCCCGCGGGCTCGTGCTACGCGTGCGAGGGCTGCGGCGCCACCTCCGGCTGCAGCTGA
- a CDS encoding SDR family oxidoreductase gives MSETILVTGGTGVLGRAVARRLLAPEREVRVLSRRPAPDGTAYAWRTGDLRTRQGIDAAVAGADVIVHCATTLGGKDVATTRTLLDIARRHGDPHVVYISIVGVDRVPLPYYRAKLAAEEAVVVSGLPWTILRATQFHDLMCRVVEIQRRLPAVLYPAGFRFQPVDAGEVAARLADLALHDPAGRAPDMGGPEVRDFADLARSYLRHRGRRRVLVPVPLPGATARAYRAGHHLTPDTSGRTTFEEFLAAQAAIA, from the coding sequence ATGAGCGAAACGATCCTCGTCACCGGTGGTACCGGTGTGCTCGGCCGGGCGGTCGCCCGGCGTCTCCTCGCGCCGGAGCGGGAGGTGCGGGTGCTGAGCCGTCGTCCGGCGCCGGACGGCACGGCCTACGCCTGGCGCACCGGCGACCTCCGCACCCGGCAGGGCATCGACGCGGCGGTGGCGGGCGCGGACGTGATCGTGCACTGCGCGACCACGCTCGGCGGCAAGGACGTCGCCACCACCAGGACTCTCCTCGACATCGCGCGGCGCCACGGTGACCCGCACGTCGTGTACATCTCGATCGTCGGTGTCGACCGGGTCCCGCTCCCGTACTACCGCGCGAAGCTCGCCGCGGAGGAGGCCGTCGTCGTGTCGGGGCTGCCGTGGACGATCCTGCGGGCCACGCAGTTCCACGACCTGATGTGCCGCGTCGTGGAGATCCAGCGCCGCCTGCCTGCCGTCCTGTACCCCGCCGGGTTCCGGTTCCAGCCGGTCGACGCCGGCGAGGTCGCCGCGCGCCTCGCGGACCTCGCCCTCCACGACCCCGCCGGCCGGGCGCCGGACATGGGCGGCCCCGAGGTGCGGGACTTCGCCGACCTGGCCCGGAGCTACCTGCGCCACCGGGGCCGCCGGCGCGTGCTCGTGCCGGTCCCGCTCCCCGGCGCCACCGCCCGCGCCTACCGGGCCGGTCACCACCTGACGCCGGACACCTCGGGCCGCACCACGTTCGAGGAGTTCCTGGCCGCTCAGGCCGCCATCGCGTAG
- a CDS encoding LysR family transcriptional regulator has protein sequence MELRQLRAFVAVASAGSVTGAASLLELSPATVSEHVRSLESSLGVVLFERKPTGMALAERGRLLLPEARRLLDQAESIRRLVSDERTRFTVGALETLVATRLPAVVARLGDRRPDVDLSVRSLMRQPLLRAVADGSLDAGLLLDTGTTLGTLGFDGGDLSFVDIETVRLHLVARPGYDGDALLVTPDGCSFRMAADRLLGTGGRRLEFDSVSTIRSWVAQGLGAALLPDFAVGGDLDDGTLVAQPLAERAELALRVVWRTDREDDLREVLYAMAA, from the coding sequence ATGGAGTTGCGGCAGTTGCGGGCCTTCGTGGCGGTGGCGTCCGCCGGCTCGGTCACCGGCGCGGCCTCGCTGCTTGAACTGTCGCCCGCGACGGTCTCGGAGCACGTGCGCTCGCTGGAGAGCTCGCTCGGGGTGGTGCTGTTCGAGCGCAAACCGACCGGTATGGCGCTCGCCGAGCGCGGGCGCCTGCTGCTTCCCGAGGCGCGGCGGCTGCTCGACCAGGCCGAGTCGATCCGGCGCCTGGTGAGCGACGAGCGCACCCGGTTCACCGTCGGCGCGCTCGAAACGCTCGTCGCCACGCGGCTGCCCGCCGTCGTCGCCCGGCTCGGGGATCGCCGGCCCGACGTCGACCTGTCCGTGCGGTCCCTGATGCGGCAACCGTTGCTGCGCGCGGTGGCGGACGGCTCGCTGGACGCGGGTCTCCTCCTGGACACCGGAACAACGCTGGGCACGCTGGGGTTCGACGGCGGCGATTTGTCCTTTGTGGACATCGAGACGGTCCGGCTGCACCTGGTCGCCCGCCCCGGGTACGACGGCGACGCCCTGCTGGTCACGCCGGACGGGTGCTCGTTCCGGATGGCCGCCGACCGGTTGCTGGGCACGGGCGGCAGGCGGCTGGAGTTCGACAGCGTGTCGACGATCCGGTCGTGGGTGGCGCAGGGCCTCGGCGCCGCGCTGCTGCCGGACTTCGCGGTCGGCGGCGACCTCGACGACGGCACGCTCGTCGCGCAGCCGCTCGCGGAGCGCGCCGAGCTGGCGTTGCGCGTGGTGTGGCGCACCGACCGCGAGGACGACCTGCGCGAGGTCCTCTACGCGATGGCGGCCTGA
- a CDS encoding MFS transporter, with amino-acid sequence MTTTATRGSLLGVSLAYFLVLLDTTVLTVALPGIRADLGGSVAGQQWVVNGYTVSFAAFLLGGGALADRFGPLRVFRWGVASFGALSLVSAFAPNLTVLVVLRVLLGVAGAACLPSSLALISRLHPDPTARAKALGAWAAITGVALAAGPIAGGLLVDLADWRAVFLVNVPLAALGLALTRGRETAPAGRGFDVRSQLAACVFLGLLTEAIVDAQPVAAVLALLVLAFFVHRERRSAAPSVPPVLVRSRGVAVNLFAGAAVNFVLSGALFAVTLLLQDERHLTPVETGLAFLPLTLPTAFNPLLTSRIVAARGPRLPVVAGLTLLTAGAAVLAATVHAPYPLLACGLLLLGLGVSLALPALVTGVVTAAPDGYAGTAGGLLNAVRQVGATVGVAAMGAVVATGAFGWAFVLAAAVAASGQLLSFCQRNSNSSAHL; translated from the coding sequence GTGACGACAACCGCTACCCGGGGCAGCCTCCTCGGCGTCTCCCTCGCCTACTTCCTCGTCCTGCTGGACACCACCGTCCTCACCGTCGCGCTGCCCGGCATCCGCGCCGACCTCGGCGGCTCGGTCGCCGGGCAGCAGTGGGTGGTCAACGGCTACACCGTCTCGTTCGCCGCGTTCCTGCTCGGCGGCGGCGCCCTCGCCGACCGGTTCGGCCCGCTGCGCGTGTTCCGCTGGGGCGTCGCGAGCTTCGGCGCCCTCTCGCTGGTCTCGGCGTTCGCGCCGAACCTGACCGTCCTGGTCGTGCTGCGCGTCCTGCTCGGCGTCGCGGGCGCGGCGTGCCTGCCCAGCTCCCTCGCGCTGATCAGCCGCCTGCACCCGGACCCGACCGCGCGGGCGAAGGCGCTCGGCGCGTGGGCGGCCATCACCGGCGTCGCGCTCGCCGCCGGGCCCATCGCGGGCGGGCTGCTGGTCGACCTCGCGGACTGGCGGGCGGTGTTCCTCGTCAACGTGCCGCTCGCGGCCCTCGGCCTGGCCCTCACCCGCGGCCGCGAGACCGCGCCCGCCGGTCGCGGCTTCGACGTCCGGAGCCAGCTCGCCGCGTGCGTGTTCCTCGGCCTGCTGACCGAGGCGATCGTCGACGCCCAGCCCGTCGCGGCCGTCCTCGCGCTGCTGGTGCTCGCGTTCTTCGTCCACCGGGAGCGCCGCTCGGCGGCCCCGTCCGTGCCGCCGGTCCTGGTGCGCAGCCGGGGCGTCGCGGTGAACCTGTTCGCCGGCGCGGCGGTCAACTTCGTGCTCTCCGGCGCGTTGTTCGCGGTGACCCTGCTGCTGCAGGACGAACGCCACCTCACCCCGGTCGAGACCGGGCTGGCGTTCCTGCCGCTCACCTTGCCGACCGCGTTCAACCCGCTGCTGACCAGCCGGATCGTCGCCGCCCGCGGCCCGCGCCTCCCGGTCGTCGCCGGGCTGACCCTGCTGACCGCAGGCGCCGCTGTCCTGGCCGCGACCGTCCACGCGCCCTACCCGCTGCTGGCGTGCGGGCTCCTGCTGCTCGGCCTCGGTGTCTCCCTCGCCCTGCCCGCGCTCGTCACCGGCGTGGTGACCGCCGCGCCCGACGGCTACGCCGGAACCGCCGGTGGCCTGCTCAACGCCGTCCGCCAGGTCGGGGCGACCGTCGGCGTCGCGGCGATGGGCGCGGTGGTGGCCACCGGCGCGTTCGGCTGGGCGTTCGTGCTCGCCGCCGCGGTGGCGGCGAGCGGTCAGCTGCTGAGCTTCTGCCAGAGGAACTCGAACAGCAGCGCCCACTTGTAG